DNA from Brassica napus cultivar Da-Ae chromosome C4, Da-Ae, whole genome shotgun sequence:
ATCGAACCTACTTCCTCTTGTCCACATAAGAGCATCGCAACCATTAGTGCTGTAGAgaacttttgtaaaatttgtgGCCGCTAATTAACATAATCTCACGGCGGCCGGAAGCACAAGCTTCTTCCGCTTCCGTCCAGGGCCGGCACTGAGCATAAGCACAACAACAAACAAAGTGAGCATATAAAGCAACAAAGGAAAAGATAAAGGATCGAATAGCGAGTAAGATCCGGTGAACATCGAATGACCAACTCTCTGAAAGAAGGTTAGTGAGTTCTTGACAGTCTACCTTGTAAACAAGCTTAGAGATACCCGTTGATATGATCACAACCAAAAGGGTTAGACACACTGCAACAAAGGCAGAGAGGTCGTAAATCCGAGAGGTAAAACCTTGTAATACCGGTGAGTCTTGAGTATCCGAATACAAGTTCGTACACGAACTAATGAAACGGAAAACTTCCATTGACAACACTTCCATTGACAACACAATGCTCCCTGCAAGACTATCATCCAAACCAAGTGAAAGATTTTGAAGGTAAGTAGGTTCCATAACGGAAAACACTAGGCTATCAAGGCCCAAACTACTTCGGTTCAATGTAAAGAAGCAACTACTATCACATTTCTTTCCCAGCTGCCACGAATGGGGAGAAAATAGCAACAATGCATCCACTGTTACAACACAAACCAACACATAGTTAAAAATAGCAACAATGCATCCACTGTTACAACACAAACCAACAATGCGTCCACTGCCACGCGCGGTTctagttaaaatttaaacttaaagcAAGCGGCAGATGAGATAACGCGTCAAGGAGAAGCCATCCCGAGACACATAGCACACACGTGCCCTTCTCAGAATGAAGggcaagctcggtcgctaaagAACTCCTCCGCCACAGTTCTTACTTTTTTGCCTGCATGTCTCTTCGTTCTCCATCGTATCACAAGCTTCAATCTTCAGTACCAATTCAAGCAGTCTCTTCTCGATCACCATCCTTTCTTAAGCTTCAATCTTCCTCAATCATTCGACTAGAGCGCACCCACGTCTTCGGCGTATCTCAGACCCGAATATCTTTATCCGTCCACTAGGATCAAGCAAGTGCAACATCTAATCATAGAGAGCTACTTCTTTTAACTCCGACATCTAATCATAACTTTATTAATCAACCAAAACCTAGAGAATAAAGAAGAAAgttgaagtattttttgggcTTGGTTGAAGATCACTTCAAAATCAATTCCAAAATCGATCTCAGTATttacaacaaaaaacaaaagatttgtgtctcttctcttcttttttttttttttttgaacacatgtgatgaggaagatgacGTACAAGACGTTAGAGTTGGCGGGAGAAAGTCAAGCAGAGAAAGGAGACCAAATCCACGTTACCACGATTGAGTCTCTGTTTCTAATTtccatttgtttttgtttcagcaAATAATACTTAGTCCATTCTGTTCCTAACATATAGGACCAGAGTAAGACACGTGCACTTTTTCCATTTCCCATTTCCTTCCTGTTTTGTTGGAACGTGTAGTTCCTTTGTTTCTATATAAGAAAAgccaaaaagaaataaaaggcAGATTGCATTTGCCTAAAGAAAACTCTTATTGTGTTCTTGTTTACACAATCTCTTAGTTCTGAAGAGGGACCGCATCAACCTGTGTCTCTTCTCTTCTAAAAGATAGAAGATGTGTTAAGTAGGGAGAGAGCATTTCTATCTCTACAAAGTAGAGAAAAGCCTCGCTTGTTCTTGGCGTAAATTAGTGTACACCcatgtatttatttttgggTTTGTTTCATTGTTAACCGAGATGTAGATTTTGACCCGTCTCTCAATGGtggatataatttttgttttactttttttttgaaaaaattgatttttatatttatgttatttttgtaactttaaataaaatcacatttaataaatacttttaaTCAAATAACCTATTTAAAATCCGTTAAACTCAAATTCgtagaatatattaaaataaataatacttcCATAACAATATCAAATACACATAAAAATATACTCAGATTTTAAATTAGATAATGGCCGTATAATTAGGTACCAAATAGAAGATggttacattatatatttagatgctATCTTCTAGAGAATCTAgatgtaattttaaaatatgttaattgaaGTAATTATTAACCGACGATTTTAATGCTGTATATCACGCATTGTTctctatttatttaattttagtttttgtttgattaaataagatatttagaTGTAAATAGAAAAAAGTGAATCCCGATTATTATGTTCAAGTGGTGGGTTACATCCACaatatataactagattttgacccgcacgctcgtgcgggtgtattttttaaaaaaatataatgctattttctttttatgtcactatttagagttgggcaaaaaactcgaattcgaagaatcAAACCGATcacaatccgaataagtagtactaaatctgaaccggaattgattaaatatccgaattatttaaaattttggtatttgaagaactggaacctaatccgatccgaaccgaaatattttgggtatccaaaatagatttatatacttatatatattaattatttttagatttaatatatataaaaacatccagaatatatatgatacttttaagttcacataaatgcttgaaaatatatacaaatagttaaatgtaaatatcttaaatagttaaaaaaatactaaaaactcaaaaaatacttaaataattattaattatctatccaaatatttaaaccaaacttatttaaattggttatccgaatccgaaccaaatcctcaaagatTTGAACTGAATACGAAATCCCAAAAAGACCCGAGaacgaacccgaacgcccacccctaatcactattatatatcctatatgtgtcatcataggttacaaaatatgtgttatcatataattaattgtattttatacgtaccatcaaataagttttcttataattaataatattttatacgtacaatcatataaataatcacatatattatattttaaaatttaatgtgaaatataaaaaccataatttaattTGGTGTTTGAAGTTGaactttgtattgtatttttattatatatattgaaaacatttttataatagttattggaaaatatgttagtaaaaatcaaattttgaatatatatatatatatatttttttttttgaatgaattttttatataaattaattttaaattattattttgatttgaatatatatatcaagtaacatagacccattactttttaatataatggacttccaatttttttagtagcataagcccatttttttttctaacttagtgctatccatgtttctaaatagttttattttttttagctactattcatattgccaaacaatcCCAATGTGTACTTAAACTTCAACTTTAATGTTAgcaggcgcgcgggtgtatattttgaaaaatatgttgatatttgtttttcatgtaattattagggttTTACAAAATGAATCCAAGGAACAGAATCGATACCGATCTgaaaatatagtaccaaacccgaacataaattgattaaatattcaaattattcgaaattttgttatttagaaaaccaaatctgatccgaaccgaagtattcgggtacccgaatttatctaaaaatagatttatatacttatatatatatattaattatttttagatttaacgtatataaaacattaagaatgatacttttatattggtttaaatacttgaatatatatatatatatagtcaaaagtaaatatctgcaatagttaaagtatactaaaatctccaaaaatacttaaaataattattgatttcgtatccaaaattttaaatcaagccaattgatatgttaagcttaggtattctgacatatgttattcaaatttataggtaatatattattttatttatagattttgagaaatttaaaatagataatgatttaaaactttaaaaataatttaaatgggttatccaaacgcgaatcaaacccgcaaagatccgtatcaaactcaaaccaaaatttagaaacatcctaACAGGGCTTAAATCTTTGACCCTGAAAACCCtaaatacaaaccgatcagaaccaaacccgtATTGGTGCCCGAAATCCCATCCctattcattattatatatcgtatactGTCATCAtgtaattaatcgtattttatacgtaccatcatataagtaatcatataattaatagtattttatacgtaccatcatataaataattacatatatctatcttattaaaacttaatatgaaaaataaaaaccataatttgagttggtatttcaaattgagctttgtattgtatttttattatatatattgacaacatttttttataatggttattgaaaaatagtttagtaaaaatccatttttgaatatatgtattattttttaatcaatttttgatataaatcaaatttaaattattattttgatttgaaatatgtgtataaattttaaattttgttttatggttagtttagaaaagaaaaagttttaggcaattagattgacccattttcgtatattttaaatctgggccagatagatagtttcttataatatgatgaccttttaatttttcttaataacataagcccattatttttttttcttaatactactatccttgtttccaaacaaaattaattttttaaaagactacaattcatgtttccaaacactccaaatttttttaatagtcctatttaagtctccaaacactccaattttgtacttgagttttaataagatagattagaTGCAGTTAGTATTTTTAAGTGTAAAtcgttgaaaataattaattagacTAAACTTCTATCACTGGTGATGTTTCTAATTTAATACTCCTTCCATTCTTAAAATTAGTtccaaaaagatacatttttcatattttcaatgcataaattaaaaattgtaaacttcaaaaatataattgtatttattaaaattttattagtgaaAACTTGTGGGAAATAGTTGATGGAGTTAGTAGAATAGATTACTTCCAAAAATTTCTAATCCATTTTATGATCTTGGGCTAGATTAATGGGCTAAGGCCcatttagttaatttagtttctCATTAATTTTCCTAATTTTCTTCAGATTTACCGATGCATTTGCTTGCTTTCGGTTACCCCTAATTTCCCAGGAAAAGATTTTCAGTCGTATCTACAAGATCATCCAGATTCAACCTCCCCAGATCTTGTGCAAggttagttttttctttttcttgaataTTGCTGAATCTGAAAGTAGCATGCGGCGTTCTGATTCTTGTTCATTTTGACCATGATCATGTTCTATTTCAAGCTTACGATATGGATCTCGCTCGTCTTCACGaaaaaatactgaattttttttaaaaaaaaagatgttgtCGATTTCGATTTCAACTTGTAATTGTATGAAAATCGCAGATTTGATTTACCCAATTAGATAATTCTGGTCTGATCCTAAAGTTCGATGCTTTTGTTGATGAAAATTGATTACAGAATCAATCAGGATCTGTTCTGATGTTCACATTTGTCtgaatatatttgattaaactaaccaaattgGTCACTGTTTTTTGTGTGTGTAGTTTCGTTGAGCAGCATTGTTTAAAGATGTTCACAGAAGAAGTCTTGAAGAATGTTTTTCCATTGCTTGAAGGAGAAGATCTAGCAGCTTGTATGGGTGTCTGCAAACAGTGGAGACACATAGCAAAGGACGATTTTTACTGGAAATGTCAATGCGCCAAGAAATGGCCTTCCGTCTGCAAACGAACCAAACCGCCCACCGGAACATACTACAAGATGTTTCAAACGTTTAGCAAACGGAGGCTAAACCGTACCCTCCCTCCTCCAAGGCTCTCCTTCGAGAACTTGGAGTTCTTCGTCGACATTTGGTCCGAAGATAAACCGGTTTACTCCGGTTTAATTCCCGGTCTTGCGATGGAAACGGGAATCAAACCTTTACCATCAGGAATCAGCAACGTTCTTAGGACTCACTTAGCGAAACCTGATTACAAAATGGTTGTTCCCGCTGAGCCTAGATTCACTGTTCCGTTAAACCAGACGGTTAGTGTCTCTATGCTTGTGGGAAGGAATGATTCAGACAAGGTTGCTAGGATAATCAACCGGTCTGTCTTTGAGTATATCGACCGTTCGTCCTACCGGGCTCTTGCTTTTGAGTATCTTGACTTATCTCCTTATTACCCTTTTGTCTCGGGGATACGAGCATGGGTCTCTTTGCTTTTCATGGATGCTGAGGATATAAACGATGGGGTTCTCGACGTTTTTGGGATTCAGTTGGATTTCTGTGATGTTGCTGAGACTAAAGAAGAGGTTTTGTGGCTTCTTGATATGCTTGATTGGAAATGAAAACATGCATCACATTAGAGCTCTTACAGTTGTAACTCTGTAGGCACAAATGTTCTTTGGTCCTGTACTAATCTTTTTAAAACACAcgctatttttttctttttttcgtttAACACTAGTTTGATTTTGttctttataaataatataccGTTCTATATAAATAATCTAGTTCTCGTTTAATAGTAGACCAAGTCGTCTATATAAATAATCTAGATCTCGTTTAATAGTAGACCAAGACTTGTAGTCTACTACTTGTTTATGCAAGTGTTGTCGCTATGTTttattattgtgttttttttatcgactattttaatatacaaaGTAGAGATAGCGGTAAATAAct
Protein-coding regions in this window:
- the LOC106426550 gene encoding F-box protein At5g39250; amino-acid sequence: MFTEEVLKNVFPLLEGEDLAACMGVCKQWRHIAKDDFYWKCQCAKKWPSVCKRTKPPTGTYYKMFQTFSKRRLNRTLPPPRLSFENLEFFVDIWSEDKPVYSGLIPGLAMETGIKPLPSGISNVLRTHLAKPDYKMVVPAEPRFTVPLNQTVSVSMLVGRNDSDKVARIINRSVFEYIDRSSYRALAFEYLDLSPYYPFVSGIRAWVSLLFMDAEDINDGVLDVFGIQLDFCDVAETKEEVLWLLDMLDWK